The nucleotide window CAAGGAATGGCAAGAGAAGCTCCCTGTTGTTGTCTTGAAAGCTGAAGAAATTATGTATTCCAAAGCAAATTCTGAGGTAAAAAATAATGTTTCTCTACAttgggtaattgcttattaagtGTGTAATGAAATACCCAAACCTTTGATCACAATATTTTCAAACTTTGTTTGTAATATAGATGCATTGGGCACTATTGATATATGAAGCTCATATTTTGTATTCACAGGCTGAGTACATGGACCTTAAAACTCTCAGGGATCGAACAAATGATGCCATTAACACAATCATTAGACGAAATGAGAGTACTGAAACTGGAAAGGTTCTTCAACCTTGTATTGAAGGTACCCTTTCACTTTTCTTTGAATTTGAACCCAATTATGCATATTTGCAATGGGATCTTTCTGGGAATTTTCTGTCTTGATTATGAAGAGCACTGGCTTTAAATGTACCTTGTGATTTATGTGTACATTTTTTTGGTGGTTAGCTGCTCTCAATTTGGGTTGCACAGCGAGGAGAACCTCGAGGAACCAACGAAATTGTAGCCCAAGGTGTTACCTTAACCCAAGTACTCAAGAAACAGAGAATACCACTCAAAGAAATCCCATGACCAACCCACATTGCTTGGCTAGCTATTCTGGCTTTGAATCTGAGAAACACACTGGCTGGAACGGCTATTTCACTGCTAACAAGTTTCATATTGCATCTGAGAATGATTCTCTTCCTATtaataaaaaatgcttacccttacAAAAGTATTCAGTTTATCCTCTTTACTATGGTAACGATCTTAAAACCGAAGAACTGGAGCATGGTTTTGGGATCATCCATAAGATGATTTCTGATACAGTAGAGCCTGCTAAGATGGTTGCCATTCATAAGCTCCTTTCTTTGGATGTGGAGTCTTCAAATGGGATGAACCAAATAGATGCTAGAAATACTTGTAATAACCCACACCACAAAAGTGCCTGTGATCTATCGTTGCGGTTGGGCCCTCTTTCAACACCTTGCCTGAGTGTTGGAAACGATCGGCCAGCAATTGATAAAAGTTTGCCTTCCTTTCATAGGAGGAACAGAAATGACCCCTTGAACTTATCTTCAAATTCGAACAACCAGAGCGTTGAAGGGGAACATATGTATGTGGATGCATCAATGAGAAAGAGAAAGACAGTTAATGATCCTACAATGGATTGACAACTTTGTTTGTCCTCCGAAGCTTTTCCTTACAGCCATTCAACTGGAAGCCTGAAAAGTGCAGGATCCTAGACTCAGCCCCTTTAGACCATTGACATGAACTTGGTGAGTTTGTGCGGCTGTTTGTTTGTCTTTTGTAGTGTTTCCGTAGTAATTAAAATGTTGCAAGAATGAGAGTAAATAATTGAGTAGGTTTCAGTCTAAATGTGGCAATCAACAACGAACTAAGGGGACAGACCCTTGATCCGCAATGTATAAAGAATATTCTCCTTTACATGTTGCTGCTTGTACAACTTATAACTTAGGGTTGAAAATGGATGGTAAAATTTGGACCCCTGTATGCTGTAAATTCGTTGAAGATTTAGATATaatcttttaaatatttattttataaatacatatacaGGATCAATGAGCACAAAtagattaaaaaaaaacatatatgagATCAATCAATAAGCACAAATTGATTAAAAATCGGAATATTTCGAACTAAAATTGACCCACCTAACAAAAAAACTTATACTTCTAGATCTCAGcttttgtcaataataacaaagtTTTGTTGGCATTCTTATTTTGATGTTGATATTATagatgtttgaattttttttaacataatgatttatttgacctTATAAATTTACGAATAAAGTTACTTTaacttttcatttaattttttaccttttttaatatttaaatttgtgtTGTTTGTTAAATTATCTCAAAATAGATGGAAATGATGATgtgttaattttattgatggTGGGGATGCCATGGCAAAAAATTCCTTGTGGTCCCTTAGCACCCTCATCAATTTTTCTTCCTCGACGAGGCTGAGTTTGTTTGAAATTATCACTAGAAGTGTCTCGTTATTTCCTAAAAACATATATTTTGTGTGAGAAGTTTTGCTGCCTGCGCAATAGAAGAAAGAAGTTTTGTGTGAGAAGTTGAATCAAGCGAAGCGAACCCGTTTTATACCTTAGTGGTCGGAGTACCTCTAGCTCGAACACTACTCGTTGCAATTCTGG belongs to Gossypium arboreum isolate Shixiya-1 chromosome 7, ASM2569848v2, whole genome shotgun sequence and includes:
- the LOC108481100 gene encoding uncharacterized protein LOC108481100, whose translation is MPRPGPRPYVFEKKSWHSDGHQPIRGSLVQEIFRVVNEIHSSATKKNKEWQEKLPVVVLKAEEIMYSKANSEAEYMDLKTLRDRTNDAINTIIRRNESTETGKVLQPCIEAALNLGCTARRTSRNQRNCSPRCYLNPSTQETENTTQRNPMTNPHCLASYSGFESEKHTGWNGYFTANKFHIASENDSLPINKKCLPLQKYSVYPLYYGNDLKTEELEHGFGIIHKMISDTVEPAKMVAIHKLLSLDVESSNGMNQIDARNTCNNPHHKSACDLSLRLGPLSTPCLSVGNDRPAIDKSLPSFHRRNRNDPLNLSSNSNNQSVEGEHMYVDASMRKRKTVNDPTMD